tgaaccataaaaaatatatttttaagaatgggTTTTtcatctgtatgtatgtatgtatgtatgtttgtatgtatgtctgttcacccaaaaaaaaattacaaatttgttacaaaccattttttgacagaatacatattttttgttttaattatgaaaaatagcatgaaaaataaaaaatttaaattttgcatcaTTCTTTATTTGCAGCTACGAGTAAAGAAAAATCAGATATTCtggcaaaaataattaataaggaattagtagatcttttttagatgattaAGTTTTGTTTATCTATttgttcgtatcttgcatagtttaaccatataatggaataatttaattattaatattatttatactaaaaacCAGAACCATTTGTCTGGAGACAAATGCATTTGCTTATTTATAATGTTCGATTGAGCATTTCTGCATCGTTTAATTAACAATTTGTTGCTTCGTAAACTATTTAAGAAAAACCGATCACAACTCTAGgagatgataaaaaatgaattacattaacaataaaattctcAACATTGTGCTTTTTGTTACTGTtgctaatttatattattaaaaaaaaacgctgaTTTTTCCCTGTTCTAcatacagaatttgaaaaaatttcaagtagtttgccatttttaaatttttgttacagagcaacaatataatataaacaaataaactgaCTATCAGATGAAATgattatatttacaattatataacAGAAATGATTCTAATAATATTTACCTTaatcattgtaaaataaatttataaacaaattcatactAGTATTGttttataatatcaaaaatgGTTTCTTTCATACTAATTACTGAGATTTTTCATAAGAGATATAATTTATCACGAAAAATTAGCGTAATTTAATATTcactgtttttataaacatttttatgaccAAAAGTGATCCACAATTGTCTTCGAAGGCATTTATATACTTCGAACTTCATAAAACATATATAATTAAGAtggttaataacaatttatttaaacaaatgtcttAAGTGGCCGCTTCCTCGTAGaccttttttcttcttctattttgattagaattatatttattccGATGATTAACcaacgcaattgtttaaaaaatcatttttgtgatcgttataaatatttcttaaacaaatactATGATTTCTCATGTTTGCATACAAAAGAgacgttttttttaaaaattgtgcctTAATATTCTAACAGTGATTCAAAAACTGGATCTGAGACCCTAAATAACAATTTTCCgtttgattaaatataaaaaagctatttcttACTACGATACAGGtctacaatttattaatattagggataattattgaacaataatcaagcaagtaaatttaaattttaggaacgtttaattaaatttctctCTTTCGTTTTACGAACAAAACTCTTActaaacattttattctttattcaattttagaaaaatcatacaGTAAATGTtaacttttgcaaaatttttgttataaattatgagTCTTATGAAGCATCTCAGCAACTAGCGTGaagcaaacaattttttcgtgagaaaaaaatattagtaagaatttgtttgaaaaaattctttataataacaaataattaattctgaCTCTTTTCCAAGAAATGAAAGCTAATcgactgaaaatttcaaaacactgTATCACTATATGTGAAACCTTCATCTGCAATAAATTAGAAAAGTTCACATTCTGGACAAAATCTacggcgaagcacgagatacgtgttgagcatgtgttcgttaaagccgaaggagctttaactacagagaattcacaatcatcaaattaaagTTGTCAatactttgacctttaattttaaaaggtctgtgcacataTGTGCTCACATATCTGCCCAAAAAATGTAGATACACAGAAAAACctgtcatttcaataaatttatataaatgtatattcctaatatgcattagtattaaaacaaaagtattttcattttcttatttttagaactaaaaaaagcgtgcatactattaaaaaaaatgatcaaacatTTTATTCCATCTTGCTTTGttgttcgaaaaatttaattattttttttatatcgtgcgttatttggcttaaaatgatcATCTTCTGGCGTttcttagaattttgtaaattttgtaaattaattttgtaaaagacATCATGATAAGATATTCGTCTTttcgaatactataaatattcgtacaGAGAActcttaaatcttgaaaagaagtgtctcaaaaatgttcaaaatgctctcaatttttacatttttatccaaaatggctggctaaggaACTTCGCCTTTAgcttatttatcaattatttcgaaagttatcgggCTAACAAACTAAAATCTACAGGCTCACAGACAGACACTttcataaaaaacctttttttctaaaaacgtggacattcgaCAAAAACATTTAACACAAAagtgttaaaaagaaaattattcacagagtaaaaaaaacatctttagaTAAAAGTCGACATTGTGTTACGTGGAACGCAACAGctctattttatataaattttaagtaatgatTGTAATAANNNNNNNNNNNNNNNNNNNNNNNNNNNNNNNNNNNNNNNNNNNNNNNNNNNNNNNNNNNNNNNNNNNNNNNNNNNNNNNNNNNNNNNNNNNNNNNNNNNNcctaaaaagcatccctgcatgtcaacaatatgctagaacacttgcgggaaaaatgcagaaggcggttgtccttgggtcgctccgtgttcttagggtccacgaagcttttgccggatcgtcgtattgattccgttacagactgtaatttttcagattagcacccgctcacgGTGAAATCCAGCGGTTGtccttttgacaaatttttaatatatatatatatatatatatatatatcctacAAGGATAATAGTTAGAGTAGCACATACAGATTGTAGAATTattgtttcagaaaaatttccagaCAGCAGTTTGCTccatttaaattgaagaaaatgaggaTCTTCACTGctgtttttttgtttatcttgacGGTGCTTCCTCATTTTTCtggtaatatattataatacatATCTAATTTTGAGACCATTATCTTAAGAGATACCGATTatgattttatacgaaaaaatatattacatacgtcaaaaattatttttccatactCTCAAGTACACGTTTGAGCATCAGTTTTGTAATCAaggtttattaaaattatgtttcaaatacTATTATTCCAtgctacatatttttattttatgcattgacaatttgatgaaatgtttatgactttttaaattttattttacccaTTATAAATGGAATTCCTTTATAAATAGTCTAAGTATTCTCTGTCTATGAATCGTCACTAACTTGAAGTCAGAAGATTTGTAAAGAATGATAAATAAACGACTTGATAGCCCGATAGGATGCAAACCTCAAAACGAAAAAAGTTTCCTATTCACCTATTCATATTGACTCTGCCGGTCAATCCTATATACAATAAAAACCTCCCGgcctttttaatttattataccattaagccactTCCCTTTCGGTGAAGGTGTGACTCTCTTAGTGGGGAAAGGAGCACATTACGCAAGGTTCCTCCCTCAATCCCATTAGTATGCTAGGTATTTTGTGTCAGGCGTCATTCATACTAATGTCACTCTTTTTGTTAACTATTTGTagccatatttttctgtcctgacatacatgtatagcttccttcacgtccatgcatgTTTTCATGCATGCCCTCGTATTTCTGTGGCTTCTAATGTCTTTTCTAATTAGGGtgtcattcacacattctaaccattcttcccGTGGCCTGcctctgggcatgctgccatttactttactttaatacatttgtttagtTAGTCGTTCATCTTTCATCCTTTTTTTGAGGATTATTTCGTTATACTCattttgtccatcagagttttcccgcattaATAACGCGCAGGAATTTAATGTCAATCGCGTTGATTTTACTCTTATCCCTTTATTGATAGGTCCATGCCTCGCTATCGTATAGCTTCGTCCATGAGTGTAAAATACAACTACCCTAGAAAATTGGAAACCAGATAGAGAGGTCAGATATATAAAAATGATGAAcagaagataataaatttaatttatacattttattttatttttaaaaatatttgtttactttgACGAACACCTGGAATACGCAAGGCGGATAATAGAAACAATACCTAAATAagatcgaaaaattaaattttatcaatttgaaatcTACACTTGCCGTCCTTTTTTGTTTAGACATTATGAACAAAAAGAAGCAAAAACCGGTTTATACTTTAGGTAATCTATGAGACCGAACAGCAAGTGagcatttcttttaattttttgactgtgTGGTACGGGAGCTAGGTATTTAAAGAAACCTTAAGCTCATCACTCtgtattttaagaattaatttaatgatACTTAAATAATAGGTGCACAGAATGGCAATTGTAATAATGATGGAATATGGTGGAGTTAACAACCTTGAGAATTTGCAGTTTTCCTCTTTAGTTTTATGTGAATAGATCGTATTTGGTGTTATTACGAGTACTTTAAATTTCCCTTAGACTTGTTCATTTTGACctctttaaattacaaaattttaagttttaatttattttgaagtaaaaatgttTATGTATAGATTATTCACTTTTTCTGTCTCTTTGTGTTTGGTTTATAGTTGTTAGGGGTTCCCGATTTGAAACTGTTATGGGTATTGCCCTATTTTGCTTGGTGCAGTAACGGACGATTAAATTTTGATAGATTTCTTACATCGGCCCGTTCTTTAACGCTGACGTTCATAAATGCTAAAACTATATGCGCCATTTCCAAGACTAGCCGTTTTTTATGTATCTGTTCTATCTAGGATTATAgtattttcgaatttgaaaactTAATAGTGATACAAAGAATGTCTTGTCAGAGCAGTTTCTTTTTCTGGAGGTTTGAGCTGGTTCCTTTTATgctcatatatttttgttttgaggtATCTTTTGGTTTGCCCTATGTTGCACCCGTCACATCCCCCGCATGGAATGCGATAAACTACGTTCGATTGCAAGTCTTGATTTGCCTTgtctttatttttactaaaaaatcgcGACAGGTCAAACGGATTGGTAAGGGATCTTTTTATATTATATGGCTTAAGTATTTCCATGATTTTTTGTGACAACCCTTCTACATAAGGCAGAGACAGATATTTAGTAGGGGGATGGCTACTGTCTAGCACATTTCCTGTTTGTTCTGCTATTTGTGGCCGTTCATTTTGAGCCTTCTGTGATTGCTGGGTCGCTGcgctttttttattctgaatattcTTTAATCTATTTACGGACCCCAAAGACATAAAaccaaaaaactaatattttcgacCTAAGATCGATACAAATGAGTAGCAATATaagatacaaatataaaaaaaagtaatcacgTGCAGCCAGATTAAGCAGCAGAATAGAAAGACAGTCACGTCTACCTTTTCAAATgctttttcttgttcaaaaaatgcaaagaaaactTGTTTTTGTACTCTCAAACATTTACCTCTGATCTTTCTTTATTATCCTAATAGTGAGTCTAATCTTCTTCTAACAGATAGACTAGTCATAAAATAAGATTTCCTCCGACTATATCCAAACAAATATGGAAGGCCTTTTCGACCATCTAAAAGATCTGACTGACTCTCTAAATTTTGACACTCTAACTTGAACCCTCAATCTTGCtctatatactaggcagtctgataagtacctgaaaattctaagagatggcattagtattcactaatgtgaaccattttcgtcgagcttgatccttcaaatgacgNNNNNNNNNNNNNNNNNNNNNNNNNNNNNNNNNNNNNNNNNNNNNNNNNNNNNNNNNNNNNNNNNNNNNNNNNNNNNNNNNNNNNNNNNNNNNNNNNNNNaagtggtttaccgagtttcgttgtggccgtacgagcgcaattgatgctgaacgatctgggcgccaaaaagaggtcactacaccagaaaatgtcgaaaaaatcaatGATATGatattgaatgatcccaaagtgaaattgagagagatagctaatgctgtaggcttatcattggaacgtgtgggcaatatcgtgcattcagttttgggcatgaagaagctctgcgcgcgatgggtgccgcgtttgctcacagtggaccaaaaacgaattcgtgtgacaacttcccagcagaatttggaattattttcgcgtaagccgaccgagtgcTCCAAAAgtccaaagtgctccgaagcgtccaaaaacgcaacaatgggtcggaaaggttatggccattgtattttgggatgcacatggcataatattcgtggactatcttgaaaaagataaaaccataaccggagcatactattcatcattattggaccgattgaaaatcgaaatcgccgaaaaacaaccgcatttgaagaagaaaaaaccgctttatcatcacgacaatgcgcctgttcattcatgcttagctgcacaagcaaaattgcatgaaatcggcttcaaattggttgaaaagtaaaaccgactttagccaaaaaaacgtctccgtgcttcatttttcagagacttatcagactgcctagtacgtagTGGAAAACGGAAAGATTAGACTACGGCCAAAACGAATTGAAAGATGCATTAAACAAATCCTCGGATTGTTCATTCTGAATGAAATGCataaataaaggaattaaaaatcacCTGTAATTCAGTTAAATTTCACTCAAATTCGTGTATATCTAAGAAAAGTAGAAGATATCTATGCTTTCATATAAAAAGGGCTCTTAAGGTATACTTACAGAGGTCGGTATATACATTTAGCTGGATTGAGAATATTACCTAACTTATAGAACCAGCCATAAATGCTCTTTTTATATGGCCGTGCACATATTAGATCCAACTGATTCTGTTTTTCTATTCCATATTACAGAATTGGGTTCACTGGAGAGAACGTATGGACAAACCAGCACGTTTGAACAGCCCAGTACGTCTGGACGTACATATAACGTTGCCAAGATGAAGAGCGTAGATCCAGCGGGGACAATAGTACCACGAACCAATAGAGTGATACCAATGCATGACCTTTACtacataaataaagaaaaagtattaGTGCCAATCCTCACAAACAACTTTTTTGCTGGCACAACAAAGAAAGGTGACATCTTTACCATAATCATCGATGATTTTCTTTATGCACTATGTAATAAAAAGCGCCAAATACTTATCCTAAGCGAAGAGGACTATTCGCAAACTTTCACAACCATAGAATATGTTGAGAGTATGGGCGTAAATAAATAttcccaaaaaaagtttttcccaaagacataatttgtaattttgttttgtttcataaTGTTGTTGTCAGCTGCTTACAAGTTTTTGGTATCGTGGGTTTTTGATGTGCACATGGAGCTCTGAGTGACAGAGTAAATGTTTCATGTCATTGTGCAATATagcgagaaaatttaaaatgaaaaaatttggtttattaaaaaaagtaatacgaacgaataaatatattttattcgttGGAAATCAAACAGTTTTTAAGAATCCTATACTATTTTTAACAGTGATTCAGGAAACAAAGTTCTGCATAACTGTACACATCATAAATGTGCTTGTAGTGTACATTTTcaccttaattttttaactgtgatatctcataaatatttttgaatgactacaataggaaaataattatttagggaTATTACTACAAAAGCCGTTTTATTCTCAGTGCATTATGATACTTCAATATGAGAGtggttttcaaactttttcatttctaaaactttatcatttttaacatcaTCTAAATTCTTTATTCTCGAAATATAAAACTTATCTACGATACTACCTGTTAGCGTAATAGTTTATGCCTTACAACGTTATTGTTTTAACTTTTCACTTCTGTACGCAATAAAACtgatttcattctttttaaattacatataaacCGAAACTTAGTTCTACTTATTACGCCTTCAAATTGAGGAAACAGATTtatcaaatacaaacattttggtAAGACAAACTTAGAAAATCCATTACGCAAAgatgataattaaataaaaataatattagcaTGAAAGGCCTAGGAAATTTTCCGTAAAGCAGTTTGCTTCATTTGAAGAAGAAGAAGACCATCAGTGCTGCTCTTTTTTTTGGCTGGGTGGTTTCTCTTATTCTATTGATAGCATTTAAATTGTAATCCACATAATAACGTGActtattttaagtgaatttttaattaaaccttgcgaaaaaagtaaatttaagatCAAATATTGTGTAAACCCGATTTATTTTAGAGTGTACATTAGGTTTATACCATTAAAATAAGAACTTGTTTAATTATTCagtctacaaatttattttaaagctttgacGTCGCACCCATCATCGATCGTTCTCGTAAGCATACAGTTATTACTAAATGAGGTAAAAGAATGCAATTTAATTTACACAAATGAGGAAtagtataatagaaaatatataataaatataaaaaagagcgAAAATACTTAGTTTActgaataaaaaagatattaacgatttttttcgaattaaaattaataaagtttttaatatagtttaaagaataaaaactgTGCAGGATTGAAATGGCATTgctttgtaaatataataatataattgatcgaaattaccaacaatttaataaaaaagtatgattgtttttgtaaactttttttatttaattgaatagcttcttaaaaataaaaaaaatctaaatacacTTATTGTGATAAATCATTTTTGTCcatgttataaacaaaattctgtTTCGCCCATGGAATTTTGTTTGCTATTTGCATTTCTAACGGAAAAAgtgtattatttgtttatttattctcTTCTATAACTGAAACAGCATTATTTACTCAAAAAACgttcatgtttatttattttctgcaaaGTTTATTGAGAAGGGTTCAATTTCTTATCACCCAGCTCTGACAAACCAAAAGAAGGTTTAAGTCGAtgaaaaacaacacaaaaagtgttcccaaagttttaaaataaaattaattgacaaatcatctgtcaattcattttttgtcgcACTGATCCAAGATTTTATCTTTTATTCAGTAACttttttaagaaagataaaagTTACTGTGAGTTATATCAAtgcatattaataaaaataagcaaGCTTTTCTTGTATCTAACATTAAGTGAATTGTTAATTGCAGCTTGACATATAAATATATTAGTGCCTATTGTACCTccatacatatatttattttattgcaatcaaacataagaaaattttaatttagacagtttcttcctattttttctgaaacataCCGAAGTTATAGTAGAAACAGTTCTAGAAGGAACAGTAGAATGGCGAAACAGAAAAGAAGGATAATGTTTGGAATATGCCAAAAAAATAGCAGATAAGGCAAAGACGCCAGTCAGTGACATGCGACCGGTGAGTGACACCATGcctgaatttctttatttattgacaaatttaattgaaatcaaaatgtCAATGAAGTATTAGCAAAAAGTAGCATGCTTcaatattaatttgcaaataaatatgtcagggaaataattttgaaagcagtgtataaaagatattcaaaagcCGGTGGTGCGATTTAGACGTGCGAACAATGTGGAACAATCTGATTCTTTAAATCATCCTGTTTTTCCTCAAGTCATAATTAACCAACTTTGCTTTAATTACAacacataacattttattttttatttctagttaaTACTATCTGTAAGTTATTGATCAGAATACTACTAACTAACCTGCCAGTGAAAGAGAAAACGCACTGTCATTGGAAGGTGCACAGGTGTCAATGAACCATTATCTCGTCTGAAACATACAAAATCAGTTACTATTAACAAGAAATCTGGGCACTGCTACTAACATGcttttactattaaaaaacatCTACCTCAATTATACTTATCGCCTTTCCTTCCTCGCTTCGCTTTGCTCGCTCGTACCTGCTTTCTCTCTTTGCCTCGCATTTCCAAACTCTACTTCCGAGGCTAATACCtgatacttatctactatttacaatatttacattttccttaTATTTACTTCCTCTCCTGtttacaatatttccttctcTATTTCTCTTCTTCCGTTCTTCTCTTCTCCATTTTAcacaacacccccttcacccatccTGCTGTTCGTTTGTCCCCACTTTCTTGCAAAAGTACCTCCATGCTTtttccactcctttccacctcctcATACTCCTCCAACCGTTGTTCCACTCTTGCaccccccttcccgcacaattcacatatCCTCATCTATccagaaagccagaacctatgaAAATTCTTCATGCACGAACATTTTATCCACGCTATAAGTACCTGACTTCCTTTCTCTTGTTTCCAATACAAATATTGCGCTTTCTACCTAGGCATAATCTACCCATAGTTCTTGGTACGTCTTGATTCTCTTATTCTTTCCTTCCTTGCTGCAATCTTTTTCTTCATGCCGTTTTCCTTAACCATCGTATATACCTTCCCTCCTcctgcatccttctcacttcatccatctgtagttcattcattttaaaatacctttaccTTACAACCTCCAGTTTCCCACCTTCTCCAACACTGCCTAATCAGCTTATCTGCTCCTTCTTTCAAGAATTTCTCCACATATTTAAACTTTCGACGCCCCGTTAAAAATTTCGGATTTGTAGACATATTGTAGAGAGCAAAACCAACACCATGTGAAAGGTTTGATATAATTGGAAATGCATTAGAATAGATGATACTACTGTGTCTACAACTCCAGAGTATGTCAAAATTCActcaaaacaataaataatgtaTGAGAAAGGAAAAAGACGTCTGGaaataaaagaagaaacaattgtgaaaataaataaataaaagaacaaaatagagaaaaaagtgCAAATACATACTCACCACCTCCTTGTCCATTGTCCCTAGGTTTGGTGAAGGGCGAGGTGAAAATTTGTTGGAACTGATAACTCTCGTTTGATAATTATCGATTACTAATTAACCATTACCAACGATTATAATCATTGTTATGGTTAACTATATATGAAGATTGTGATATTTGGAGTTTTGTAATTTCGACCTCAAATTTTAATCCTGCAACATTGTAAACTCTTCAGGAGCATTTTTGTATCCAAATCATTCAACTAACTCTAGTTTGAGTGATGCAACACTCCTCTGCCATGGACGAAGGCGCCATTTTGGATCTGCCAACTTAAATTTTGTGACTTTGATCTCAAACTTCAATTAAGCAACATCGAAAATCCTTagaaacttttttggttttaaattacacGATTATTTCCAGTTCAAACGTAAAAACCATCTTTCACGTTTGAAGCTTAGGCACCATTTTTAGTCCGCCATGTTGAATTTTGCAATTTGGAGCTGATATTTTTATTCAGGCACATCGAAAAACCCTAATAAGCATTTCAACTGCTGAGTCCAATTCAAACTTGAAAATTACCTTTCAGATGAGAGGGGTTGTACACTACTCATAAACTTGAACCTTTGCCgatgtaaaaaaatacgtattaagCTTTCTGCCTCATTTGAAGTGAATCTCTAAGGGTACTAAATAATCCAGAAAGATATATTTTGCTATCATCAGCATAAAGATGATATTTACAGTCGAAAACCATCACTGTTTCTTACACGTTGTAATCGATTACTTACGTAAGAATTAACGCAATTAATTAAACTGTAGGAGAtattaaggtttttaatttttggattaagaGGATATGGTTTACCGAATCAAACGCTTTGGAAAGATAAAAAACTATAACAGTTGTTATTTCTCTTATTATCTATTGCAGATTTTAAATCAGCACTAAACTTAAAGGAAGCAAGGATGGTACTGTTCTTCCTCCGAAATCCAGACTGGAAAGGATCAAGCAGGTTATGCTAATCCAAATATTCAGTCAGCTGGttatcaactattttctaaagagGCTTGGCTAATGAATTGAGGATATAAATAGGGCAAATAAGTGCTTCTTTCCAACTATTGGGGAAAATCCTAAGCTGTAGAGAAGAATTGTAAATACGAAGTAGAACAGGAAGTATCATACGGACAGAAAGATAATCATTTGAGTCGAGACACCATTAATGCCGATGGCCTCTGAGGTTATTTTGGCAATTACTGAAAGCAGAGAGTCTGCTCTGATATAAGAGAAGTAAAAGTTAACATCATTAAAATGAGGTTATTCGCTGGATAAGAAAGTAGTATCAATTGTCAGAGGCTCAATCAAGAGATTTTTCATCAAGTAATTTACCGGGTAGTTCTGATCAAAGGTTTGACCCTGAGAGGGAATAATTCCAAGCCGCCGAAGGACCTTCTAGATATTTTCATCCTTATTCTTTTTAACAATTGCAtgatagttttatttattttagagtCCCTTATCTTagtttaaaccaaatttctaagGACAAGGAATTGAGTttttatacattcaaatttttttttcattaaaaaatgtacttctcCAATCAGCTTCAGAGAGCTCAGTGAACAACATATGCTCATAAACTTTACTGAACTTACTGAACAGGAAGGGAACTGGttgttgagaataattttttacttaagctAGATATTCCATGGCCATAAGGTCAATCCTCGTACAATACATTTCGGAACAGTTATTAGATGCATGTGTGTGGAATTGGGTGGTTTATAAATAACCCAAAAAAGTAGACGCTCAAGAGATTCAAACACgtcgataaataaaaattcagtagtCAGTACAATGGTCTCGGTACTGACGTGTAAGATCCCTTTGAATcgttttgcaatttttaagacTTATATTTGACAAGTCAAATTGAGGATTCAGTCATGTTTCAGAAACAGCTATAATATGAAACGATCTCTGACTAAAATAATCAGCAAACTCATCAAAATGAGCAGACAGGGATTGAGCATTGACATGACATATATTAATAAAGATAATCAAGTCATTATAAGTAGAGCAGACCACTTGTaagaaacagaaatttttaaaatgcaagtatttttagATCTGTCAGTTGGACTGTTAAGGAAGTGTTAGACTGTTTTCGAACATGCcaaagattcaaagaattttccGCTATGGTTGTCACTCATCACTGTTATCAAACCCCAAAAttctcttttcttttattttcgagAGATCTTTACTCGGCAGAGTGTTATACACATTTCTTAAGCAAAAAATGATTCAGAaaca
The sequence above is drawn from the Belonocnema kinseyi isolate 2016_QV_RU_SX_M_011 chromosome 7, B_treatae_v1, whole genome shotgun sequence genome and encodes:
- the LOC117177414 gene encoding uncharacterized protein LOC117177414 produces the protein MRIFTAVFLFILTVLPHFSELGSLERTYGQTSTFEQPSTSGRTYNVAKMKSVDPAGTIVPRTNRVIPMHDLYYINKEKVLVPILTNNFFAGTTKKGDIFTIIIDDFLYALCNKKRQILILSEEDYSQTFTTIEYVESMGVNKYSQKKFFPKT